The following nucleotide sequence is from Glycine max cultivar Williams 82 chromosome 9, Glycine_max_v4.0, whole genome shotgun sequence.
AGTGTTACATGCATACGAATATTACATTAATCCAAAACATCAAGttgtacaaaaaagaaaaatccaaaacaTCAAGCCCTAATTCTAAACGACAAGAATTTGTTCTCTAGATCCGATGAGATACGCGCTCATATATACATTGAATTAATGTTTCTATAACGCGCAAAGCATACCTCTTCTAACATCTATTTGAATAGTTGTTCGTTATTTTGTGGTAAATTAGTTTCTCTCACATCGTTATAATTTCTTGTAAGCAAATCTAAATCTAAGGTGATAATATCCAATTCATCTGAGACTTGTTAATTTATGTGGATTCTTCTTTTTATCTAGTAATACCCATAATGTTattcgtattttttttataattctttcaATAATTGAGAGAGATAATTAatgacaaaaatagaaaaagataagaaaaaaaggaaaaacatgatgtaaaataaatgatgtaacaaaaatataaaagtaatataaaaaaatataattgtttaagaaatctaattttaatttcatccaTAATAACATAATATTGATTAGACATTCTTTTGAATATATTGTACTTTAttgttagttgaaatttatagttttttttcaggcaagaaatttattgttattgaaacttataaaatttggtggtcttatttttttttcttcataaatacCCTCTTTTGGAGACAAAGTTATACGGTGAATTATGTGTATGTCTATATTCTTGCCAAATTTATGTAATATGGATTCAAGTTTTtcagtttataagaaaaaatccataatacttaattatttatcatatgaaGATTAATAGAAACTATAATAGTATAgaacaatttaataatttatctttttagagacaattttttttaaacatttttaatcaCTGAAAATATTTAAGTCTTAAATTATCATCTTACAAgatattaaatctttttttataatcgATTTCATtagtctattttttatttaaagagtctctcaaatgttaaaaattatttgtctaatgatttaaaattaagattttttgaCTAAAGTTTGAGATTTGATCTCTGATTTAAATATAAAGTGATGTAtcactttatttcaaaatgtactGAATTGGTTGAAAAATATTAGTTTGATGAGAAATaagaaatcatgattttattttgtgagtagtttaataaattttaataaataatacaaagtatataaagtgaaaatataaaaacatggcAGTCTCCCCTAATCATGTAATTTGAAATGCAGCATCTCATCTCATTCCACCAAAACCATACCATACTGTAATTTTCaccaactctctctctctctcccttcattTTCAGCACTGTCATACTCATCATACATTGCATTTCCAGCCACCAAATATCCCCTCCCTCCAAACACCCACCATGTtattttggctgttttcttagCTTTTCCTTTACCAGGCATATTCCTATTCCCCTTTCCTTTACCCATTACAATGCTTGCTCTTTTGCAATGACGAACGACCTTCCTTTCTCCACTTTTGACCCACATTGTCATTTTTGTACTTTTCACTCACTGCTATGTGTTTTAAGCTTTGACTATTTATTGTAACTTTCAAGTTTGTGCCATATATTTATTTGGGCTAGAATAGATAAGCAACCTTGCATTGTTGTGTTGCCACTGGGGTACCATTGATGGGGTTTGTTTTCATATAAATCTTGTTATAAATCTTAATGATGTGTAATTGCTTGCTGATTTTACCGTAGGTGTGTGTGGCCATTGTTCTTCATTCCTCAGTTGCTCATAGAAAATGCACTGCTAACAGCCAAGATTGAGTGGTGTACTGATGTACAGTGCTGTTTCAGCAAATCTAACTGCTGTTAAagcataacaaaattataaatcctTGTAAAGTTTTGATTTTTGGCTATAGCTTCTGGTTAAGAAAACTATGGAAGAGACATTTGTTCCGTTTCGTGGAATTAAAAATGATCTTCAAGGGAGATTGATGTGTTACAAGCAAGACTGGATTGGTGGTCTCACGGCAGGGTTCAGGTACACCTTTTCTTATGCTAGGAAAGATTGTAACTTATTTTCCTAGGATAGTGGATTTTGATAGCATGAAATATGCTTGAATGACAGAAAGGTTTTGCTTTAATTCAGTTAGTATTCCTTTAAAGTTACTACACTTGTGAGCAATGTCTGGCAACTCCATACTTCTTTTGATTGGAATGTTAACTTGGTGCTTGAACTGCTGTTTCTCAGGATATTAGCCCCTACTACATATATATTCTTTGCATCAGCAATTCCTGTTATTTCATTTGGAGAACAGTTGGAAAGAGACACGGGTACATTACTTGTTTACTCATACCGCATACTTGGGTTTTATCCATGTATGgaatatttttcttatgataAGATAGGTAATTAGACAAATGAAGAGATAGCGATATAGTGCACCTCAAATTTGATTTACTGTGTTCCAACAATTTCCAGATGGAGTACTTACTGCAGTGCAAACATTAGCATCTACTGCGTTGTGTGGAATTATACACTCTATTATTGGAGGCCAGCCTTTGCTGATTCTTGGAGTAGCAGAACCAACCGTAATTATGTATACATTTATGTTTAACTTTGCGAAAAGTAGACCAGAATTGGGTTCGAAACTCTTTCTAGCATGGACTGGATGGTATAGTCTCCTCACTTTCATATTTGAAGTGGTGTCATCATTTTATGTTCTTAGCTGTAATTTTTATGAAGAGTTGCTGTCTGTATGATGCCTTATAAAAGAAACTTATTTGCCTCTTGTATTTGATGTATGGGCAGGGTATGCATGTGGACTGCCATCTTGTTGTTCCTACTGGCTATCTTAGGAGCTTGTTCCATCATCAACAGGTTCACTCGCCTAGCGGGGGAACTGTTTGGCCTTCTTATTGCAATGCTTTTCATGCAAGAGGCTGTTAGAGTAAGAGATGTCtttctgttttctttgataGTGCTATTGACTCTTGAATTTTTTAAGTGCAAATTATTATGTggttaatgaaaatataaaatgatttatgataACATTGGAGGAAGATCAATTCAACTGATAAAAATGCTCTCTAATTGGGTTTAACAGGGACTCATCCATGAGTTTCACATACCTGAGAGGGCAAACCTAACATCACCCGAGTTTCAATCTTCATGGAGATTTGGAAATGGCATGTTTTCTTTGGTTCTGTCCTTTGGCCTCCTACATACAGCATTGAGAAGCCGAAAAGCAAGGTCTTGGCGATATGGATCAGGTAAGACTAGTGAAACTTTATAGAGGTTCCATATCACATGTGCATTTGCATAATCAACATGATATGACTTAAGAGAGCATAAAATACTATATTCTTCCATTGAAATATCAGATATGCATTCTTTGTTGCAAGAAGTATTTAATAGAAGTCAATAAGGAGTAGTAGTTTGCATGGCACTGACTTTGGTTTGTACTGTGAGGTGCTTTAAGTtatgtatttgatttattcCCTTTCCCATCTTTCAACTCATCTTTTGACCCTTTCCCGTTATGTTTCATACTTTCAGTAGTTCTTAGATTATATTCCCATTATTACAGGATGTTTACGAGGCTTCATAGCAGATTATGGTGTACCATTGATGGTTCTATTGTGGACTGCCGTTTCTTATATTCCAGCTGGAAGTATTCCAAAAGGAATCCCTAGGCGTCTCTTCAGTCCAAATCCATGGTCCTCTGGTGCCTTTGAAAACTGGACCGTCATAAAGGCATGATTAGTTTATAAGTCCTAATTATTTTGCGCTAGGAAATATGATGATGaaatttctctttcattttatatattctaatttcttCCAtggaaattttaaatgaaatattcaAAATCACCAACAGGACATGCTGAATGTGCCAGTTCTCTATATTATTGGAGCCTTTATTCCAGCAACAATGATTGCTGTGCTTTATTATTTTGACCATAGTGTGGCATCTCAGCTTGCTCAGCAGAAAGAGTTCAACTTAAGAAAGCCCCCTTCCTTCCATTATGATTTGCTTCTATTGGGATTCATGGTACATGATACTCCTTGCTCTTTTTGATCctttgatttataaaaaaattgttttggttATTTGCCTTTTTTCCCAATGCTCTTTGTTTTCCCTTTGGAATTTGAGATGACATTGTGTGTGACCTCCTGATTTGCTGTAAGCTGAATGTGATCCGTGATTGTGACACATTTGATATCTTGAATAAATGTTAGGTTATAATATGCGGTCTAATTGGAATTCCCCCGTCAAATGGTGTCATTCCACAATCTCCAATGCATACCAAAAGTTTAGCTACATTGAAGCACCAGGTAGGCATTAATTACAATTGCATGTTTcatgttctttctttttatagaGCTTTACTGTCATAAATTTTGCCAATACAATTCCACTACTACACTCTTTAGTAGACCTAGAACTTTAAAGAAGAAAGTAGAAACTTAATACATAATGATTACAAGTGCGCTGCTACTATCATCATACTTACATTTGGTTGATTTGCAGTTACTTAGAAACCGGCTTGTTGCAACAGCACGAAGTTCTATgaaaaagctagaaagcttggGACAAGTATATGGAGGTATGCAAGATGCTTACTGGAAGATGCAGACCCCTTTAGTTCACCAGGAACCTTCCTCGCAGGTACGTGGAGCTTGTGGTCTTTTTATCACTCtcccttttcccttttaccTATATGACATGATCACTGATAACAGTTTTCTGGCATATAATTCTTAAGTTCTGCTTTACGTTTTGAAAGTTCTCTATTCTAAAACTGATGAAAGAGAATCTTCCATCATATCATTGTTTTAATGGTTTAACTGAAAATTTTCCTATATTTCCTCTAGTTCAAACAAGTAGTGACATATCATGTTATAATCAATCCTTGCCCAAACTCTTTTTGACAGGGACTTAAAGAGTTGAAAGAGTCAACTATTCAATTGGCATCAAGCATGGGGAGTATAAATGCTCCAGTTGATGAGTCAGTATTTGACATTGAGAAGGAAATTGATGACTTATTGCCTGTTGAGGTCAAAGAACAGCGTGTGAGCAACCTGCTGCAATCTTTGATGGTAGGAGGATGTGTTGCAGCAATGCCTTTCCTGAAAAAGATTCCAACTTCTGTACTCTGGGGATATTTTGCTTTCATGGCCATTGAAAACTTACCTGGCAACCAGTTTTGGGAAcggattttattaattttcactgCTCCAAGCAGAAGATACAAGTATGAATATGATCTTAAACATTTCCTGccttttttttcactcttcAGAAAAGTTGCATTAACTGACATGCTGctgctgcttttttttttttttttttttaaataactataaaGAGTCTTGGAGGAGTGCCATGCAACTTATGTGGAAACTGTACCATTCAAGACAATTGCAGTATTCACAGCCTTCCAGACTGCTTACTTGCTTGTTTGTTTTGGTATCACTTGGGTTCCAACAGCTGGGGTTCTATTCCCATTGATGATCATGCTTCTGGTTCCTGTGAGGCAATACATTCTGCCCAAGTTTTTTAAAGGAGCACACCTTCAAGATTTAGATGCTGCAGAATATGAAGAAGTACCTGCTTTACCATTCAACTTAGTGACTGTAAGTATTCAATACTAGAGCCAAGTTCACTTTTCTATTTAGCTACATACTAGGGGGGGTTCTCTTGGTAAAAAGAAACTATCTATACTTATATGTTATGGAATTACATGACTTTCATGATACAAATCACATGAATATCAATAGTTGCAAGTAGTTctttaatgatttatatttcttaGGAACATGACTTGTGCATAACTTCTTTGAGGTCAATCCACGGCTTAGAGTAATTCTGGGAACCTGTTTGCATCATTGTAAACAGGCATTTCACACTTTCGAATGCATCAAATGaagcaacatttttttataattggcaTTCAATGTCCATTTGGATGGTTTGAACTGATAACCATTTGGATGGTTTTTACAATTGGCATCTGTGTCTTCAGGAAGGGGACTTGAGCAGGACAGCTTCCTTTGCAGATGATGGAGAGGTTTTAGATGGAATAATTACTCGAAGCCGGGGTGAGGTTAGACGTGTTTGCAGTCCAAAGGTGATGAAATCCACTCCAAACCTATCCCAAGAGTTAACAAGTCCAAGGCTCACAGATAAAGTATACAGCCCTCGGATAAGCCATCTCAGAGGAAATCAAAGCCCTCGAGGTGTTGGGAGAGGATCATTTAGCCCTGCAGAAGTTAGGCCATCCAATTTGAGGAAAGGTGGTTGAACACTGATACATCCTTTTATTAGTACTTATGCCTATAATACAAGGATTGCCAACAAAGGTGGCATGCCCCTCACTCATTTTAACCTCTGATTCTTCACAAAGGTAATTGCTACAATATGAATTTTTAGTGCATGGACTTGTAACAAGATTGGTTAATgtctatgattaaaaaaaagaaaaagttgttaGAACAGTTTGTCTATGATTTGTTTGGTAATGCAATTATGGAGGTATTGAAATGTTGCCATCTTATCAACTGTGTATCGGATAAAAGGTCTACGTAAATCTGTCATTGTTCAAATCAGAATAAACCTCTAAAAATAATCAttcatgtaaaataattatcagGGGACAGCCTGAAAGAGACAAGTTTTGTAGACCTAGAGTAAGTTGTTATTAACAAGCAAAAACAATTATTCTAACAACAAACTAGACCATTAACCTAACAAATGATCTATTAGAACATCTATAATaacatttatcataattttgtgGGCCTTACAATTCTATATAGATTTTAGTATACTAAACAAAAATTACTTCAATGTTAAGATTGTTAAAGTgagtgtttaaattaattttatgggtCCTACCATGCatgaaaatatgttatttatggTGTAATGTTATTAAGCAACTTCACGTCATATGctcttgtgaaaaaaaaaaaaacttaagtaacgttatttaaaattaagtaactCATATAAGCACTCCTATTGGAGATGTCCTTAGAGAGTTATGCACTTATGCTATTGATATCGAAGTTTCTTTTAACGAAATTGTCCTTTCTCGAAATATGATTAACCTTAATCTTATAGGTCTTACAAATATTTGTTAACATAATCCTGTCTTTGGTGTAATGAAAATTCTATGTAACACCATGCTAAGTATTatgtaaaatcaatttattcgtttatgatttacaatttatatagcattgacatttgaaaattttaaaatatactatatcTTTGGGATTTGCAATAATTTATCTACCATTgacattttaagtttttaaaatatactagatCTTTAGGATTTGTAATAATTTATCTACCATTGACATTTGaacttttgagtttttttataggtataattatttatttggtagctataaatgtaaaaaaattctttttagttcctatattaaaaacattttcttagtttttacacgtattatttttaatctcttttctgtgtgtattattttaatttcttttagtctttatacattattttaatttcttttagttgttatgacaaagattaaaagagattaaaaatgattatatatatagcaATGAAAAGGGATGTTTTTAAGTATAAGGCCTAAACAAAAGTTTTTCTAACTATATGGACTACAcgagtaaataatttttttactaaatatatcATATCGCCATAATGGCTTGCTAATCTCCTCTCTATTTCTTTTGTCCATCTCCAACTTTGTTTTATGATGTGCCCTTCACTTTGAAGGGGAATTATGCATGAGGCATCTTATTCCTAGCACTCGCCATGTAGTTATTGTAACATCGAATTATTCATGGCAGAAAAAATTCTCTGCATAAAACTTTCGGGAGACACAACTCTAGGCGCAGTTTTTGACAAATGAATTTAGAAAGTCGCACAAAATGTTGAAGGAAAGTAACTCTTATAGCTTCCACTCCTCGGTATGCAAGATGAGTCATTGAATAATACAAACCTTATTCCATCTTAGATTCGCTATAGCCTAGAAAAGGAATCTCCTGTTACTTTTGAAGAATTgctaaaaaataatgacaagATGCTGAACCGAGACAACTGAGAAAACAACTAGTAGACTCATTGACCATCTGTCACTAACTCTTCAACTCCAACATCTTTGGCTTGGTTTGACTGTAAAAGGATTTCCTCTTTTTCTGTCAATAGAAAAAATCATTCAGAAATGTTTTTGTCAGTTAAGTACTCTTAATGGAGAATATAAAACTCAAACATAAAATGTGACAAACCTATTCCACAGAAAGGCAAGAATTCTTTTTTTAccaaactttaaaaattaaagcaatcCAGCTTTCAGAAACTCACAAATGACAATCCCTTGAAGTCAGAAACAGTAGAAATGTATTATGCATGGAAAATTGGAACCTAATAATGCCAGTCTCTTGGCTTAGATTTTGACTTTGGCATCTTTGTCGTGTATCATACACAAGGCTTGATACACAAGGCCTTCTCAATGTAAAcgaaaactaaaattgaaaaataaaaaagccaaAGAGATCAGTGTTACTTCTTCAAaggtaaatgtaaaaaaaaaaaaaaaatcatccacgAGGAGACAGGGTTCTGGATTCATAAGCTGCCAAATGTTGAATTGATAGACACTGAATCATTTGGTACAAAGTAGAAAGTAGTTTTAAGAATCTTGAGGGCACTATGGATTTGAAAAATAGCACCGGCAAAAAAACCATCATCCTATTTCTTACAATtgttttaaataacattttaacaTGACCAATAACCATCATAAAACCTTGGAAGGCTTTTTTTTACATGCTTGATCTGCCAAACCTTGAACTGATGGATAAACTGGATCATTTGGGATAAAGCAAATTAGGTTATTTGCTCTTGCTGAATTTAGAACCTGTCATTTGCTCTGACTCATACAATATGTGATTGATAAGCCCCCTCGCAGCACTACAAAAACAGAAACCAAACTACAATTTAAGTAATCAAACAAATTACATTGCAGCTGATGAAGGGCAAAGGAatcaaagaaaagggaaaagaaaacaaCAGAAATAAACATGTACAAAATAAATGCAATATACTAGAGCCAAGCTTACTCATCCTTTAACTTCTGAATCTTCTCGGGA
It contains:
- the LOC100795777 gene encoding probable boron transporter 2 isoform X1 yields the protein MEETFVPFRGIKNDLQGRLMCYKQDWIGGLTAGFRILAPTTYIFFASAIPVISFGEQLERDTGTLLVYSYRILGFYPYGVLTAVQTLASTALCGIIHSIIGGQPLLILGVAEPTVIMYTFMFNFAKSRPELGSKLFLAWTGWVCMWTAILLFLLAILGACSIINRFTRLAGELFGLLIAMLFMQEAVRGLIHEFHIPERANLTSPEFQSSWRFGNGMFSLVLSFGLLHTALRSRKARSWRYGSGCLRGFIADYGVPLMVLLWTAVSYIPAGSIPKGIPRRLFSPNPWSSGAFENWTVIKDMLNVPVLYIIGAFIPATMIAVLYYFDHSVASQLAQQKEFNLRKPPSFHYDLLLLGFMVIICGLIGIPPSNGVIPQSPMHTKSLATLKHQLLRNRLVATARSSMKKLESLGQVYGGMQDAYWKMQTPLVHQEPSSQGLKELKESTIQLASSMGSINAPVDESVFDIEKEIDDLLPVEVKEQRVSNLLQSLMVGGCVAAMPFLKKIPTSVLWGYFAFMAIENLPGNQFWERILLIFTAPSRRYKVLEECHATYVETVPFKTIAVFTAFQTAYLLVCFGITWVPTAGVLFPLMIMLLVPVRQYILPKFFKGAHLQDLDAAEYEEVPALPFNLVTEGDLSRTASFADDGEVLDGIITRSRGEVRRVCSPKVMKSTPNLSQELTSPRLTDKVYSPRISHLRGNQSPRGVGRGSFSPAEVRPSNLRKGG
- the LOC100795777 gene encoding probable boron transporter 2 isoform X2, which translates into the protein MEETFVPFRGIKNDLQGRLMCYKQDWIGGLTAGFRILAPTTYIFFASAIPVISFGEQLERDTDGVLTAVQTLASTALCGIIHSIIGGQPLLILGVAEPTVIMYTFMFNFAKSRPELGSKLFLAWTGWVCMWTAILLFLLAILGACSIINRFTRLAGELFGLLIAMLFMQEAVRGLIHEFHIPERANLTSPEFQSSWRFGNGMFSLVLSFGLLHTALRSRKARSWRYGSGCLRGFIADYGVPLMVLLWTAVSYIPAGSIPKGIPRRLFSPNPWSSGAFENWTVIKDMLNVPVLYIIGAFIPATMIAVLYYFDHSVASQLAQQKEFNLRKPPSFHYDLLLLGFMVIICGLIGIPPSNGVIPQSPMHTKSLATLKHQLLRNRLVATARSSMKKLESLGQVYGGMQDAYWKMQTPLVHQEPSSQGLKELKESTIQLASSMGSINAPVDESVFDIEKEIDDLLPVEVKEQRVSNLLQSLMVGGCVAAMPFLKKIPTSVLWGYFAFMAIENLPGNQFWERILLIFTAPSRRYKVLEECHATYVETVPFKTIAVFTAFQTAYLLVCFGITWVPTAGVLFPLMIMLLVPVRQYILPKFFKGAHLQDLDAAEYEEVPALPFNLVTEGDLSRTASFADDGEVLDGIITRSRGEVRRVCSPKVMKSTPNLSQELTSPRLTDKVYSPRISHLRGNQSPRGVGRGSFSPAEVRPSNLRKGG